Proteins encoded in a region of the Anoxybacillus amylolyticus genome:
- a CDS encoding YitT family protein, whose amino-acid sequence MAWLQIKKLTVVLLGALLNAIALNFFLIPANVYTSGFAGIAQLTSKLAADYTPYHLSTGMLLFLLNVPVAILGWKQVGKSFTVYSFLSVLFMSFFLEIIPVKKVADDILLNAVFGGVIGAIGVGWTLKWGASTGGLDIIALVLSRMKDRPVGTYFFTLNAVIILTAGYVYGWEKALYTLVTLYASTRVIDAIHTRHQKLTAMIVTNKGEELKKAIHAKLVRGITTIPATGAFSQEKKDILMIVLTRYELFDLERIIKEVDPQAFTNIVQTTAVFGFFRKE is encoded by the coding sequence AAATTAACGGTTGTACTGCTTGGTGCGTTGTTAAACGCAATAGCGCTCAATTTCTTTTTAATTCCGGCAAACGTGTATACGAGCGGATTTGCTGGGATTGCCCAGCTTACGTCGAAACTAGCCGCGGACTATACCCCTTATCATCTTTCGACAGGAATGTTATTGTTCCTGCTGAACGTTCCTGTTGCGATTTTAGGATGGAAGCAAGTAGGGAAGTCGTTTACGGTTTATAGCTTTTTAAGCGTGCTGTTTATGTCGTTTTTTTTAGAAATCATTCCGGTGAAAAAGGTCGCTGACGATATTTTGTTAAATGCTGTATTTGGCGGAGTCATTGGAGCAATTGGGGTTGGCTGGACGCTCAAATGGGGGGCTTCTACCGGCGGGCTAGATATTATTGCCCTAGTGTTGTCGCGCATGAAAGATCGTCCAGTCGGCACGTATTTTTTCACGCTGAATGCCGTCATTATTTTAACTGCGGGATACGTGTACGGCTGGGAAAAGGCGCTTTATACGCTTGTGACGCTATATGCATCAACGAGGGTCATTGACGCCATTCATACTCGGCATCAAAAGCTGACGGCGATGATTGTGACAAACAAAGGAGAAGAACTAAAAAAAGCGATACACGCCAAACTCGTCCGTGGAATTACAACGATCCCCGCTACCGGCGCTTTCTCGCAAGAAAAGAAAGACATATTAATGATCGTTCTTACGAGATACGAGCTTTTTGACTTAGAGCGAATTATTAAAGAAGTAGACCCACAAGCGTTCACCAACATCGTACAGACGACTGCAGTATTTGGGTTTTTTCGGAAAGAATAA